Proteins found in one Elusimicrobiaceae bacterium genomic segment:
- a CDS encoding 30S ribosomal protein S21: MVFVKVRDAEHLEEAIKRFKRECEKNGILKEIKRRETYMPPSVKRKIKSQEAQRRARRTKRRRY, translated from the coding sequence ATGGTTTTTGTGAAAGTCAGAGACGCTGAACATTTGGAAGAAGCGATTAAACGCTTCAAACGCGAATGTGAAAAGAACGGCATTCTCAAGGAAATCAAACGCCGCGAGACCTACATGCCGCCCAGCGTAAAACGTAAAATTAAATCACAAGAAGCGCAACGTCGCGCTCGCCGCACCAAACGTCGGCGTTATTAA
- a CDS encoding DNA primase gives MMPQTNTVEQIKQRLDLVEFIRQYVPHLKKAGKTWKACCPFHKEKTPSFTVDPEKNLFYCFGCSTGGDIFDFLMKIENLPFNEALEKLATMAGVEYKPQGSFSPAEQQRIQARKTLEFAKHFYHKNLMSLGGESARNYIKSRGLTKETTQKFELGLAKNDPTDFCKVALANHYSAQQLKEVGLCSLTSYGPRDYYRGRLMFPILNQRGETVGFGGRILGDGEPKYLNSPETLLFSKSHILYGLNFAGPAIRKAGRAVLLEGYMDVIACHQAGFEYTVAPLGTSLTADHARLLKRYTDNVVVLFDPDAAGIKAALRGALILIEQGLFVRIASLADGLDPDEYIAQYGKEKFEQVLDQAQDLIAFHTQLQLDLYPQPLQAQAKTSIIDELTETLLKQPDRIVRREWVKYVAEQVKVDESLVLQRLRSKENAAARVQKHFQKAQQQTSRPAAETFLAAEENLVSWLLRYPQYASGCETLAEHFDSRSLGQLLTALCQAATQNPDPTGFTERVCALAPAHTQQALRLSLTQVPKDFQAKRDIDACKKTVEKEALQRQLAAVRQQIKTAGTGQVPAELLQKMTQLQNKLKN, from the coding sequence ATGATGCCTCAAACCAATACGGTAGAACAAATTAAGCAGCGTTTGGATTTGGTGGAATTTATTCGCCAATACGTACCGCATTTGAAAAAAGCAGGCAAAACTTGGAAGGCTTGTTGCCCGTTCCATAAAGAAAAAACCCCCTCTTTCACGGTTGATCCGGAGAAAAATTTATTTTATTGTTTTGGTTGCAGTACCGGCGGAGATATTTTCGACTTTTTGATGAAAATAGAAAACTTGCCCTTCAACGAAGCCTTGGAAAAATTGGCCACCATGGCCGGAGTGGAATACAAACCACAAGGCAGTTTCTCCCCCGCCGAACAACAACGCATTCAAGCACGCAAAACCTTAGAGTTTGCCAAACATTTTTACCATAAAAACTTAATGTCTTTAGGCGGAGAATCTGCCAGAAATTATATCAAGAGCAGAGGTCTGACCAAGGAAACAACTCAGAAATTTGAACTGGGACTGGCCAAAAATGACCCTACCGACTTTTGCAAAGTGGCCTTGGCCAATCACTATTCCGCTCAACAGTTAAAAGAAGTCGGTCTTTGCTCGCTGACCAGCTATGGTCCGCGCGATTATTACCGGGGGCGTTTAATGTTCCCCATCCTCAATCAACGGGGAGAAACTGTGGGATTTGGCGGGCGTATTTTAGGTGACGGAGAACCAAAATATCTCAATTCTCCCGAAACTTTGCTTTTTAGCAAAAGCCATATTTTGTACGGACTGAATTTTGCAGGACCGGCTATCCGTAAAGCAGGACGGGCTGTGTTATTAGAAGGATATATGGACGTAATTGCCTGTCATCAGGCCGGATTTGAATATACCGTTGCTCCGTTGGGCACCAGCTTAACAGCAGACCATGCTCGCTTATTAAAACGCTATACAGACAATGTGGTCGTGCTATTTGATCCGGATGCAGCGGGGATTAAAGCCGCTTTGCGGGGCGCGCTCATCTTAATCGAACAGGGATTATTTGTAAGAATTGCTTCCTTGGCCGACGGACTGGATCCCGATGAATATATCGCCCAATACGGAAAGGAAAAATTTGAACAGGTACTTGATCAAGCGCAAGATTTGATTGCTTTTCACACGCAATTACAATTAGATTTGTATCCGCAACCTTTGCAGGCACAAGCCAAAACATCTATCATCGATGAGCTGACCGAGACCTTACTCAAGCAACCGGACCGCATTGTGCGGCGGGAATGGGTCAAATACGTCGCAGAGCAAGTGAAAGTGGATGAGTCTTTAGTGTTGCAACGTTTGCGTAGCAAAGAAAATGCGGCGGCACGTGTGCAAAAACACTTTCAGAAGGCACAACAACAAACCTCCCGGCCGGCCGCAGAAACGTTTTTGGCCGCGGAAGAAAATTTAGTTAGTTGGCTACTGCGCTATCCGCAGTATGCAAGCGGTTGCGAAACCTTGGCAGAACACTTTGACAGCCGTAGCTTAGGGCAACTGCTCACGGCCCTGTGCCAAGCCGCAACCCAAAACCCAGATCCGACGGGTTTTACCGAACGGGTCTGCGCATTAGCACCGGCACATACGCAACAGGCCCTTCGGCTCTCGCTTACGCAAGTGCCCAAAGATTTTCAGGCGAAACGCGACATTGACGCGTGCAAAAAAACAGTAGAAAAAGAAGCACTTCAGCGACAATTAGCCGCCGTTCGCCAACAAATTAAAACCGCCGGCACCGGACAGGTACCAGCGGAACTGCTACAAAAAATGACGCAGTTGCAAAATAAATTAAAAAATTAG